A segment of the Huiozyma naganishii CBS 8797 chromosome 12, complete genome genome:
CTCCGCCCCACCGGCCCCCCTCACATTGCGCGGCGCTACCACCGCCCGGTAACACCCAGGCAAAAACTCCGGGAACCACCCGGAACCACACCCAGACACTGGCGCCGCAGACCCAGACCCCCGCGCAGAGCAGGCCGCACCCCGTGCGCGCGCAGAAACGGCCGCACCGAATCCCCGAAAGGGGAATGCCCTGTCCCGAAAGGGTAAATAAGGGCCCCGCCccagaaaccgccgcagcGCCCGCAGAGTTTATATTTTGCCCTTTTTTGCGAAACAGGGCGGCGAAGAGGGGCCTGCACAGAAACAGCCGCAGCGGAGCCGCCCGAACGCTGTGTTTCCGCCTGTTTGCGCCTGTTTGCGCATTGCGCCCTTTGGAAGTCCcctttttttgatatatAAGCCTTGCGGCATCGGCGGGTCCGTTCTTGCCCTCTCCCCCCCTCCCCCGTTGCATCGAGTTTGATCCAAGCAGTAGCAGGTACTACCACAACGAAGCAAACTAGCAATAATAAGTATGATTAAAACTCCAgttttgaaactgttccaTTTCATATCGCTGCTCTTTCTAGCGGGTGCGCTCATAAtgacgttcttcttgatacTGTCCGGCGGAAGAGAGGGCGGGACTCTGAAGAACTTCTACTGGCTCGAGGCGAACACCACCGGGTTCAACGACGCGCAGGCGAACACGCGGTGGTTTGACTACACCTTCTGCGGGTACACCGACGGGAAGCTGCACGACTGCGCGCACCGTGCGCCCGCGAAGCCGTTCTCCCCCAGAGACAACTTCGGCAGGTCCGACGAGATGCCCTCCTCCTTCCTGAACCACAGAGACGCGTACTACTACCTGTCCCGTGTCGGGTGGGCGATGCTGCTGATCGGCCTGTTCTTCGAGGTCCTCACTTTCTTCCCCGCAATCctctctttgttcaaagtcatGGCGCCCACGGCCACGTTCACCACGGTCATGTCCTGGCTCGcgctcttcttcatcctGCTGGCTGCGTGCTTGTACACCGGCTGCTACGCCAAGGCGAAGAAGGCGTTCCACTCGCAGCACAGGCACGCCAAGATGGGCGCGAAGAACTTCGCGTTCCTGTGGACCTCCGTGTTCTTGCTCATGTGCACCACCGCATGGACCACGGTTACCATCGCGCTTCACAACAAGGAGCGGAAAGCAAACAACATCCACGGCGGGTACGCCGAGGACTACGCAGGGTACTCGACCACGGACAACACCACCGCGGGGGACAAGTCGGCGCCGTACGACCCGGAAAGCGGCGACGACCAGCAACCAGCTACAAGCCACAAGTACTTCACCAAGCTAAGATCCAAGAAACACCAAAAGACAACAGCAGTGACCCCAGTCATTGACGAAACCACCGCCAACGCGGCGGTGGACCCACACCAACAaacggcaacaacagcaatcCAAGAAGAGGTCGTATAATTCGCACTTTCCCCTTTGAAATGGTTTATTTATTCGAGTTGTTCCCCGTGCGGTTCTAACCACTATAATATACCCCATATAATAATACCAAGCCCTAATACAATCAATCAATCAATCAAATGCAGGTGTACTCTcctctcctcttcctctatctttctttctctctctctctctctctttctctctttttttctctttccttttgTAAGTTCTCTTTAATTTTAATACCATACtaatttttcttctttatttgCTTGTTTGATTGATTGATCTTCATGGCAAGGGTCTTCAACTGCTGTCAGTTCtggattttttttcttgcaaGAATGAACATCTATATGATCTCAGGAACTTCTTTATGTCCACTCTGAACAATCCGTTACTAACAATTCTACTATTTCTTCCTCAGGCAtactttttctcttttcaaacaaaaaccACTAATTCTTTAATATCTTATTGTCgctttatttttttacctaattttcaaaaaaagacGTTACACCAAAAATGATTACAGgtaacaacaacaagccATCTGCCAAGTCGCAGAACCAACAAGCCCCTCACATCCCAGGCTGTGGCGTCCAGGATGACACCAAACCAGTGAGAATCCAGAAACAGACTCCTAGAGTCCTGCCCGAAACGGGACAGAACTTGGCCCAGTTGAACATGTACGCAAGGGGCGAAAAGTACATCGAACAAGGCGTCAACCAGGTCACCGATGACCCTGAGTTCGACCCACAGGCAAGACACTACTCCCCAGTTCCCGGCGCAGGCGTCGCGAACGCGTGGGACCAACAGCCAAAACACCAAAAGACTTGGCCTTGTCCCAACGAGGGCAACAAAACTCGCTCCACTGGTGTCACAACCATGGCCGCAGGTGCAGGCGCAGGCGCCGCCATCCAACAGACCCCTCAGGTCCAGGGAACGACAACCCTCCCAATTAATGAGCACACTGAGGCTGGTGCCCAACAGCAACGTGACGCTACTGCAGGTCAGCATCGCCGCGTTAAGACAGGTACCCACGACATGCATTTGAAAGATAATCAAACCCCAGTCACAAACGTTCACGCCGATGCTGGTCATCCCGCTGGGAACGTTTACATCGGTACCTATGTTCCAGAGACCGCTGTCGAAAGACAACGTGGGAACCAACCTTCACAGGAGAAGGATAAGGACTCCTCAAGTGGCCCCTTGCAGAAAATCAAGGGGATTTTCACCACAAACACTAATGGAAAACCGGACAAGTCGAAGAAGGAGGTTAACACCCCAGAGAAGTGGGGAGTAGAGAAGGCAGCTGGTCCTGTCGTCTCCTCTCACCCTCAAACACAccaaactgaaaaaaatatcgGGGGAGCTGAGATGTACAGGAAACCAAAATACGGGTACGATATGGTTGACCAGCAAATCTCAGACCCTGTCATGGACTTATACGAAAATGCCCATCcattgaacagaaacacCCAACCAAGCACTACCACAGGAGCTCCAGCCACAGGGGTCAAGAAAACCGCAGCACCTGCATCCAAGGAAGTACCTCCAGCCAAGACAAGTGATCTCGCAATGACGAAGGACAAATCGGGCCCAGAAGCTAGAGGTAACGTTGCTTATCCAAGTACACACGATCCATTTGTAAACGTCCCCACCATTGAAGCTGTGGAAAGATCTACCGGAAACGTACCCAAGTCGCGTGTGCAACCCAACGAGGCGGACTCAAACGAAAAGTCTGACAACAATCCTACAACATTCcaaaagatcaagaaagtCTTTACACACAACAGTTCTGATGAGAAATCTTATTCTGACTCAAACCAAGGCTTGAAGTCTCATGCTAATAGCGGTGAAACCTCCGGGCCTCAGCCATTACACTATCAGGGACTAGAAAGTGGTCCTCAACGTTCCAGAACCTCTGAAGATCAACCTTCAACTCACAAAGCCAGCATTGCTCAGAGTTTCAAGCCTGACCCAATGCTTTCCAAGAAGGCAGAGCGTACAGTTGGAGACGCTGAACCAGTTCACgacttttcaaagaaggaTGTTGCCAGAGAAGCAGAAGGTCCTATTGCGGGGAACTTCGAGGCAACTCGTGCCGCAGCCGCCGCTTTTAAGAGAGACTACAGAGCACCCGACCACAATGATATGCACAAGAATTCAAGGCCTCTCAATGAAAAGGACAATAAGGACGCGGCTCCTGTAAAAGAGGTAGTGCTGCCACCTCCAGAGAGTTCACAACCTATCTTGACAAAACAACCACATGCTAAGCAGCAAGCTGTAAACGAcgcaaaagaagaagagacagaaaatgatggaaCTTCTTCACtacaaaaaatcaagaagataTTTACTCCTGGGTCatcaaagaagaactctGTGGATGAATCTGCCACGGATACATATGATATTCCTCGTGGGAAGTACGAGGTGaaaccagttgaagaaagtatCAACCGCAAACTAGAAACATTACCAAAACCTACTGAGGAGGGTGTTAAATTGGGGTTAATGCCACAAGATTTTTCCTTAAATAAGAAGGGTAATTCTAATGTTGGTGAAAAAGACCCAGTCAAGCATATCTCCAAGAGAGAAGTTGCTGCGGATGCCCACGGTAAAGAATTCGATTCAACTGCAGCAGATGCTGCTGCCTTGGCTTTCCAGAGAAGTTCTGAGGACACTAATAATAACATCGACAAGAGTGTCACAGGGATGAACAAATCCAGGACCTTCGAAACTTCAAAGCAAGATGAGGGACCTTCAAATGGAGAAAAGCATAAAATTGGTTTCCATAATGTTACTGTGAACAAGCTCAAGGAACCAAATTCTTCTAAGAAGCGGGCATCGATTCCTGCACTACCTTCGGACCCTTCAGCTGACATTTCCCCAAGGAAGATTGATGATGATTACGCTCCTAGAGAAGGATTAGATATTGGGAAACCAGGCGCTTCAAAAAATGCAGCCCCAACACAGCCACATGCGCTGAGGAATGATGTAGATGCCCTTATATCTGGGGGTTCCAGAGGCATCAGTGAGCCAGACCAATCAAATGTGACAAGGAAAGAAAGTACTAGAGACTCTACCAATGCCGTATCACATCAAAATTTACAAGACTCGCCATTATCGAGaccgatgatgatgaaaacAGGTGAGCCCGCAATTGCTGACTTAGAAAAGAGATCTGGGCACGAATACGAAATGAATAAACCGGAAATAACTCAACCTGTGGTCGATGTTTATCAAGGAGCTGGCAATGCAGTTAGAGGTTTAGACGAAGGAGGTGACAAACCTTTCTCGACTGAGGGTACCAATGaaaacattcaaaaaaatacgaaCCAGGATTCTACCGGTGCAAAcaaggaagaggaggaacctTCAACGCTACAAAAGATTAAGAATCTATTTACTGGTGACACTTCAGAGAAACGTTCTGATGTAAACGGTGCCGAAATGGACAATGAGAAAAACTCTGAAACCGCTGAAGATTGGAATAAAGAATTGTCTGAACGCAATTACGAAATGGACGGACAAGAAATTGATGCTCCAACAGTGAATGTATACCACGATGACTATTCAATGGGTCATGAGGCTGATATCCCGGGGGGATTGTCAAACATTAAGAGGAATTCTGTGGGAAGCTCTGAAATGGCAAGCGATTGGACAAATTCACCTAGTGGAAAGGATTATACATCTTTGAGGGCCGCTGATCCACCAAGGAAAGACATGTCGGTGCCAAATACAGAAAAGTACGAtgaaaatttggaaagaaACGAATTTTTAGATAAAGACACAACAAACACAGAAAAGATGCTTGCTTATACTCTCGGTATTCAAAAGTCTGATGATGCTACCAATCCTTTTAGAAACACCACGAATGAAACTACCGGGGAAACTAAAGAAGCATTGCAACACAAGGATCGTGACAATTTGAAGTTCCCATTACAATCAAAAGAGAGTCAAGGCGAAAATCGTTTGAATGAGCCCAAGATGGGTCAGAACAGAGATGCGAACGTGCCTGTGTCAGGTGTTGGCATTGGAACTGATCCTGGTGCTGTTTTGCAGGGCAAATCCATGGACATCACAAAGGGTGCCGAACGCGACTGGGAAAGAGATGCTGGCCAACAGCAGGACAAGATGGGCCAGAACAGAACCACAGACGTCCCAGTTTTCGAGTCTGAGGGTGCGGCTGGTGCAAGCACCGTGTCTAAAGGAAGAAACATGAAGGACGTTCAACAAGGCTGGCAAAGAGACACATCTCAACAGTTGAGCAAGGATAGCCAATTAACCGTTGATCCACTACAAGGCGGTTATGGAAATCCAATGGACGTTGGTAGTATGGAGGCACCTTCAGGAATGCTACACCAAACATATCGTGACCAAAAGGACGATATTTCTAAGATGAATATTGACGATCAAGGTATTTTGGCCAAGCAGCAAAACCCAAGCGTCAATAATCAGAGACAAGGGAACACCGAACGTTCAACTGAAATGGATGGAAATGGAAAGccagagaaaaaaaacgttGCACTACCTGTGATGCTACCTCCTCATATGACAACCCAAGAGGGTCTTCATGATAATTTTATGGAAGAACATACTTTACAGAAGGAGCCTTACCATAGACCAGAAGATCATAGCCAAATCAGAGAGGGTGTATTTGCCAAGAAAAGTACTGGACCTCGTAAAGCTGAGGGATTAGAATCCAATAAATCTGGGACCACTGCTGATGTGCAAGGTCAGAAAGGTGTTTACGATTTACAGTCTAAAGAGTTAGAAGATCCAAAACTTGACATCAATAAGACAGGTTCTGTCCAAGCacaaagaaagaaagagtCTGAACAAGGAATAAATGAAGCTAGAAAGGGAAAGAATGTATCATGTTCCAATAAGGCTTCTTCGAGTGTAGGCTCTGAGGGTAAAGACGATTTTGGGACGCTGGCAACTTTAGAAGCGCTATCTAACCATCCTGAGTCTCATAGTCAATATTTGGAAGATAGGGATCTATATCCATCGGAAGCAAACAATGACAAACAAACAGTTATCGTTCCATTGAATGCCTTCACAGATGGAGAAAGGACTGAATCTTCCATTCCTTCGCCTTCAAAGGACGGTATCTCTGATGATGGAAATAATACAGCTGACCAACCAGCGAAAGGGGAGCATGTCAAAGAGTTAAACGAAACCAAGAGAAATCCAAGAAATCCTGGCGATGATGAGATGACGACAAAAGCAGCAGTCCGCGGGATGGCATACAATCAAGTTGGGGATGAAAGTAGGGCACCTGCTGCTTGGACAGACCTACAGCACGAACACATGATGAAGAACTCAGTCGACTATTCGCCACGCGATGTTGCTCATGAATCTTCGCAAAAGGAAGGTCAGTCTAATAAAAAACGAATGGATGATTTTGAGATCAAGGCCTCTGATGGCACAGATAGATCGCAAGATGCCGATGACGGTCAGGACCACGGTCAACACCGTGGTCGCTATCCAAGTATGATCGACCCAAACGTTGATACCTACGGTTTCCCATCCCGCAAGAGTGTCTTGGAGGAGGGTTCCGGGCAACACTATGTGGCGACTTCAAGTTCTCATAAGAAGAATTCTGTGGGCTCCAGCTCGTCTGCAGGGGCGTCATCCATGGGGGCCAGATCTGATGCTTCCCCCATTTTGCAAAGGAACGACTCCAAGAATGAATACGAAGATGCGTTGGAAGGAGAGTCAGACGAGGACGGCCCTACCATCCTTCTTCCTGTGACGCAAATGACCCCCCGGGACTTGCGGAAGGCCGGCATCGTGCCAGTAAAGCAAGAACCAGAACCAAGAAGGTCGAGTATCATGGGTAAATTGACCGAAAAAATCGCGCATGTGATTGGGCCTGTCAAGGACGAGTTGTGAATGCAtcttccttcttgaaaTACCTCGATTCGTAATATCGTATTACTAGTTTCTTGCTTCTAAGCTATAGTGTTATATAAACACGAGTTTTTATCCAGTACAACGTTTTTTTGGTAAACACGTCTTCTACATGTCCCGATCAATCCTTACACCATCCACGTAGCCGAAACATGCTAAAGACTCATCTCATCTCTGATGTAAAACTTTACACAATTTGGCGAACCTTCATTATTCCAAAAAGTCACATCACTCTGTACGGACAGcgaagacgaagaaaaaaagaaattcaaaacaaaaagaaaaagaaaacaattGAACCTGCTGATTTAAACACACTTATACTCAAAAAGGGTTGCACGTACAAAGAAGGTACACGACACTGCTGTGCACTGGTACTGAGAGCTTTGTGAGCCTGGCAGTCTACGCTTTTGTTATCCCTGGGAGAGTATTGACTGTGTTTTATTTAGATTGGGAAGCATACGCTTAGTgattgaaaaaagaaaagatcaaaagaGATAATAATTAAGGTACGCGAAAACAGTTTGAGATAACTTGTTCAGCGCTCCGGTATTTGTATATTCAATTTTCAGGTACGTCTATTGGGAAGCTGTTAGACTTTCTGACTCCCCCATACTTTGCGGTGTTTTGTTCATTTGAAAgactcttcttttctttttctttctttctcctcgtaTTCTGCTGTTTTAGTCACCTCCCCAACTTGCAAAGTTATGTCGCTGATGAACCAACCTAGGTCGATGGGATTGGAGGACTCTTTTGGCCAGCAAACACGCTCTGGGACCGATTTGTTTGCGTCACAGGTCCACGTTTCTCCTACAAACAAGGGAATGCTGCACTTGAATTCCATCCCTACTCACAGTCAAAGTGAGACGAATATATCACATGCGAATGAACCGGAAATTACGTTTTCTTCGCCCTTCCATTTGGCCAACAACGTACAGAATTTGAGCTTGGGTGGTCCTGCTTCCGAGGGTACTTGCTACCGCAACTGCATGGTTCCAGATATGCACCCTGAACAAGGCAATGGCTCGTACTCATTGATTGTGAGAAATCTCCCCGCTGATATCACCCATAGAGAGGCACATCTGATGTTTGCCCTGGCAAATGGCGTCAACAGTGTCGAACTTGTCAGGGACGAGCAATCACACAGGAAAACCGACGCCGTTGGCACCTCTCAGTCCGTGATTGTTGCCAAATTCAGTTCACTGCACTTGTCCACTGTGTACGCCACAATTTTGAATTCTAAAAGAGACTTGTTCGGTACAACTTCCACACTCGGTCTAGTTGCCGAGATTATTGACAGCGTCACGAAGAAAGGAGTACCCGTGCCACCGATGGTCCAACACTCACCACGAAACTACCGCTTGACAGGGTCTCTAACAAATCCAGCGCTCACGGGTACCCCGACTCAAAATGCAAACAGGTCGTTGCAACAGAGACCAAGCTTTTTACAACAGGCAAAATCTAGGTTTTCGTTTAGTGATCCCTTCACAAATGACTCAAGCCAACAGGTAAACGGCTCCACACAACATAGTCAGCACGATGCAAACACATCCGCCTCTAGAGACACGCCGACAGCAGCTGGCAAATCGCTGTTGCTAATGGAAAATGCTGACAGTGACATCAATGAGGATATCTGGAAGTCGAACATCCTACCTTCCACGTTCACGGATCCTCCACCAGCCGTATCCACTCCTATCATGGAATGGGGGAACAAGCAAGTCGGCAATGGCACTGCTCCAAACCAAATCAACCAGATGAACACTGGCAATCCAGGTGCGTTTTTCCTACCCAATGCCACTAAATCTACAGTACAGTCAAATTCAGTGATGCCATACGAACTGGGCGGATCGATGAACAGACTTGCAAATAATGGCAACAGGGCAGATCATCCAGATAGGATTAATCCCAGTTCAAGTATTCCCTTTAGTATGGGCAATCTCTCGATGGAAAATGTAGATGTCAACGGACCAGAGAGCAGCAAGTTTATGAAATACCAGACGAACGGACAGTTGCCCACACCACAACAGAACCCAATTTATGCGAATCATAACCAGTTGGACGTGTCCCGGAAGAAGGGAACAAGTATAAATCAATCGCCAATGAACAGCAACTCCAGGAACTTGACTTCCTCGGACGCCAGCAATTCCAAAGCACCAGCTCAACCTAGTGTCCGCAAAAGTTCCACTGGAACTCCGATATCGATTACTGCCACAGACTCGGATAGCGCTGTGGCTTCTATGTCGCAGGCCGACCTGTCACTCCTGGCGAAGATCCCTCCTCCGGCAAACCCGGCAGATCAAAATCCACCTTGTAACACTCTGTACGTGGGGAACCTCCCCTCAGATGCCactgaacaagaacttCGACAACTGTTTGGTGGTCAACAAGGGTTTAGACGACTATCGTTTAAAAACAAGAACCCAACTAACGTTCACGGTCACGGTCATAGTCATGGTCACGGCCATGGTCCAATGTGTTTTGTTGAATTCGAAGATATCAGTTTTGCAACAAGAGCCCTCGCAGACCTGTACGGTAGTCAATTACCGCGTACCACCGTATACAGTAAAGGCGGTATACGGCTGagcttttccaaaaatcCATTAGGTGTACGTGGACCCAACACAAGAAAGAGTGTGACCTCTTCTAATTGATCAGGTAATATCTCCGCCACCACTACGCCGACTGTCCATTCCAATTATGCACCAAAATCATAAGAGGGGTACCTGATCTTCCCCGTtcgtttttcttctctccTCCTATGGTATATACGTATTTCCTCCCCGCCCCACCCCGTATTGCATATTCATCTCTATGGGCAAATTTGTCCCTTTGTCTCATATTCTAACATTCTCCTTTGTCCATGGTAGAAATGGTACCTTTATACACGCACGCGCGGGCACAGAGAACAAATACTACCTGTTCTCTTTCCACTATTGCATAACTTTTCCTAATGCAAACTACTAACAACTGTTCCCCAATCTCTGCCACTTCAGCTGCCACATCCTCATTGTAACTACCAAAAGACCGGGTGGTCGAATATTTCTATGTACTGGTAAATAACAACCTATATATTATTACTTTCTTCTAACACATTCAATTGTTACTCGATATTTGCTATTGCCGAAACGTATAGTAGAAAGACGAAGCATCTTTTCGTTTCAAATCAGTGTGCGTGTGTATGTAACAATCAAGCGTTGGGGCAACAAAGGAAACAGATCACTGTTTACCAGAGACGATGGAGGCTAGATCTGTCAGCGTgtcttccttcttcaactggacTCTTCTTGATCCGAGTGAGGAGACGGATGCACTCCTAGAGTCACTCCCCTGGTTGAGTAACTTTTCCCtcattttcaatttctgcGCTCTGAGCTCTAGTTCttgtattcttttttgcaaCTCTAGTGCACTTTGAGCCTCcagttcttccagtttttgttgtttcGCGATGATTCTTTCGTGTCTCAAGACGTAGGGGACCGTCTCCGATATGTTTCTCAATTTATTCCTCTCGTTGATGCCTGGGGACCGTGCCTCCTTTTTAATACTATCAATGATCTCTTGGTTCTCAGATCTGATCTCGTCGGACATTTGCTTGATCGGGGACTCACCCTGATTGTCCGTCGTAGAGTACGAGCGCGTCTGCTTCGGGGTTTCCGGCAGGCCTGCCCCTACAGTCAGATGTTGCTGCGATTTGAACTGGCCCGTGTTTATAAGTGAGACAAAATTGCTCAGACTGGGCGCCTCGCTGACCCTTCGCATCGACTTATCCCCTACCGTTACCGCGTCTCCGTGTGCGGCCGGTGGTGGGTTCTTAGTCACACTGGATAACTTCTCCTCTCTGTAGTTTTCGTAGAGTAAATTCTGAGTCGTATCCTTGAACTCTTGCAAATGCGAGCCAAAGAGTACGTTTTTCAGGACGAGCAGGTCCGAAACGTTACTGTCGTCCACTCTGAGAGTACCCCAGGGGTACTTTCTGACGTACTTCCCATCCTCCTGAGTCTCAGAACAAACGATCGCAAACGGTTGCAATGCAGCTAACGCctcgttctcctccacGGCCTCCAAGTCGTCATCATCAGGGTCTACTTCAAACTTGTACACTGGGATGTTGAACCTGCTGATGTCGTCGTTGACGTTCTGTTTGAATTGTTTCAGCTCCTCCTTGGTGAGGGAGTCTGCCTTAGCAATGATAGGCAGCACGTTTGTGTAACGGGAGCACATCTTCATGAGCTCAATGTCGAGTTCCTTAAGGCTATGCCCCGTAGGTTCCACGAAGTACAGAGCGATGTGTACACGAGTATCCTCGAACCTTGGGTTTCTTCTAATCCGCGTCTCCTCCGCAAGTACTATATCGAATTGCTGTTCAAGGTAAGAGGTGACCTCTTCGAAGCATGCTGCATCGTCCAAGTTCTCTCCAATTCCGTGAGTGTTGATTAAATTCAACAGGATCGCGTCCTCCGTGTCCCTTTCGTGTGGGTCCTCCGCGGTCGAAATCTCAAGGGAGGTCGATGTTAGCGAGACGCCGGGTTCCCCATCAGCAGAATGAGCGTCGAAGACGGACAAGTACGAGGGCAGCCCGTTGTTCGAGGCGAAAGACACGACTTTCGTCGGTGCTGTAACGGTCACCCTTTCGTTCAGCCGCGGTCCAGTACCACTACCATCAATACCGTACTGGTGAGGGAAGATACTTGACTCGAGCAAGTTGTTAGCAAACGTCGTCTTCCCAGTACCTGCTCTACCGAGCAACATGATCGAGTACGTGATCCCCCTCCTGTGTTCCTTCTTCCTGCGGAACAGATGCGCAGGCAACTGCGGTGAGTCAATTGAGTCCGTCATACCCCCTGAAGAGTATTGTAGGGCAGTGTAGTGTCCTGTACGGTGAACGGTGAACGGTGAACGTCAGGTAACGCGTCCGCTTGTGCTCTTCAGACGCGACTTGAAGATTCGACGAATTCGGCGATGATCCAATTCTCGAGGCGTTCGGCCGAACGACACCAATATTCGGCCGAACATGTATCCGGGtaaatatattttttcaagattcAGTGCCCGTTGGTTTGAACGTGGGACTCATCGTGAAGTGATCGACACTGGCATCGCAGTTATCGACGTTAGCTGCGGGCGTTTTCGCTAATCTGAGGGCCTCTGAGGATCCAATTACACTTTTTAGTCATTTGGCATCGGTGCCCCGTGGAGTGCTAGTCGCCATTATTGTCACGGTTTTTTGAGGGGGTGGTGTTTGGAGCGGGGATCACAAGAAATAATGGAGTTTGGCCAACTAGGGGACACGATCGGCGGGTTGTTCCAGTTGTCGAAAGTGGATGTGTTTATTCTGGCCGCGTACAAGATTATCACAAAGGACTCGATCCTTAATGGGAACCATATCCAGGGGTCGCTGAGCGTggttggtggtggtgccagGGATGGGGAGAGTGCCGGATCGGCACTCTCCGTACACCCACAGTATGCGACcactttcaacaagatATCCAAGATATTTAACGTACTGCTGTCGAAAGGTAAAATGGGTGAGGAGGCTATCTCTAAGAAGTCGCCGATAGAATTGTTTCACAGGTTTCAACAGATCATGAAGGAGATCGTGTTAAGTTTTGAGACAAGCCCCTACAGTaggttcttcaacaaaattaACGACAATCTGTTCCAAATAAGGGACAACAGTGCCCTTAGGGAGGACCCATATTGGAAGGACATCACGGACGATATACTCAGCGTGTACAGTGCAAGAACTGGTAAGATGATCAATCAGAATAGGAGGAAGAATAACAGTAACAACAATACTTCAGAGGCAgacaagaggaaacaagCACTGGCACAGACGAAAAATATGATGGAGAACGATTTTATCAACATGACAACAAACTTACTGGACGACGTTTCCCTCTCGCAACAACTCAATAAAAGATTGCAACATCCCACAGATGCGACAAATGTAAACCAGTCAAGGTCGTTGAATGGTTACTACACACAACCTACGAGCCCTGGAATGTCCGCTCTCCCGTTCAACCTCGACGGTGACGACGATATTCTGTCCAATGCAAACTTCAATGCGGCCACATCGAATTTACTCCCGCAGAATCAAGTAATGTTGCATTCGTCCTCGGCGAACGGGTCAATGCACCGCAAAAGACGATCACTAGGGTCTATAAACATTGATGCAATAAACGACAACGCAATGGATGAGATGCTCAAGTTTACAAACATCAGCAAGAGAATGAAGGTCGACGGTGAAAGTGTCCAACCGACAAATTCGAACGGTAACGACAATGGCACCGGACTAACCAAAACAGCAGCATCAACTGCTACTACtatgaacaacaacaacaacaacaacaacatgcATGGGCAAACTCCAATGAGCAACGCGACGACGAGCGATAGTACAGGCCCGTCAACACAGCAAACTGGTATCACGGCTAATGGTGGGGAAATACCGGAGGGACCTACACACAGTGCTCCATCTACAATGATGGGGGATGCTGCAGTACATGCAGCTACAAGCGGATTCCCCCTGTTGACTGGGGCTCCCACTGGC
Coding sequences within it:
- the FMP45 gene encoding Fmp45p (similar to Saccharomyces cerevisiae FMP45 (YDL222C) and YNL194C; ancestral locus Anc_2.55), with product MIKTPVLKLFHFISLLFLAGALIMTFFLILSGGREGGTLKNFYWLEANTTGFNDAQANTRWFDYTFCGYTDGKLHDCAHRAPAKPFSPRDNFGRSDEMPSSFLNHRDAYYYLSRVGWAMLLIGLFFEVLTFFPAILSLFKVMAPTATFTTVMSWLALFFILLAACLYTGCYAKAKKAFHSQHRHAKMGAKNFAFLWTSVFLLMCTTAWTTVTIALHNKERKANNIHGGYAEDYAGYSTTDNTTAGDKSAPYDPESGDDQQPATSHKYFTKLRSKKHQKTTAVTPVIDETTANAAVDPHQQTATTAIQEEVV